Proteins encoded together in one Salarchaeum sp. JOR-1 window:
- a CDS encoding dodecin, whose product MVYKKITLIGRSEDSFEAAVDDAIDRAEETLNNVSWVEVVEQGVEVASVENREYQAEVEVAFALD is encoded by the coding sequence ATGGTGTACAAGAAGATCACCCTCATCGGGCGGAGCGAGGACAGCTTCGAAGCCGCAGTGGACGACGCAATCGACCGAGCCGAGGAAACACTGAACAACGTCTCCTGGGTCGAAGTCGTCGAACAAGGCGTCGAGGTCGCGAGCGTCGAGAACAGGGAGTACCAGGCGGAAGTCGAGGTCGCGTTCGCCCTCGACTAA
- a CDS encoding mechanosensitive ion channel domain-containing protein — MGIIEQTVSEFVDGVVGALPKVASAVVFLALAVVFVRLVGYVVKAFLRRVFDDQPLYVTFCWTVIAVFLWFGVILGFLAIIGLNDIAAALGTASGFFALGVSYALSGMIADAVAGIYLLRDPDFNPGDTVTAGDTTGTVEEIELRKTRISVDGDTVVRANAEIEKKWTKRASENDAE; from the coding sequence CGAGTTCGTCGATGGCGTCGTCGGCGCGCTCCCGAAAGTCGCGTCGGCCGTCGTCTTCCTCGCGCTCGCCGTCGTGTTCGTGCGACTCGTCGGGTACGTCGTGAAGGCGTTCCTCCGTCGCGTGTTCGACGACCAGCCGCTGTACGTCACGTTCTGTTGGACCGTCATCGCGGTGTTTCTCTGGTTCGGCGTCATTCTGGGCTTCCTCGCCATCATCGGCCTGAACGACATCGCGGCCGCGCTCGGCACCGCCTCGGGATTCTTCGCGCTCGGCGTGTCGTACGCGCTCTCCGGGATGATAGCGGACGCAGTGGCGGGCATCTACCTCCTGCGCGACCCCGACTTCAACCCCGGCGACACCGTCACCGCCGGCGACACCACCGGCACCGTAGAGGAGATCGAACTCCGGAAGACCCGGATCAGCGTGGACGGCGACACCGTCGTGCGCGCGAACGCCGAAATCGAGAAGAAGTGGACGAAACGCGCGAGCGAGAACGACGCCGAGTAG
- a CDS encoding iron-sulfur cluster assembly accessory protein: MSTTAESGGDGAPVTVTEDAASQAIDLLESEGLDTDIAGLRLFVQQGGCAGLSYGMRFDDEPEGDDTITEHHGLRVFVDPSSLKYIEGSELDYESGLQAAGFHVENPNVEAECGCGESFRT; the protein is encoded by the coding sequence ATGAGCACGACTGCCGAGTCCGGCGGCGACGGCGCGCCGGTCACGGTCACCGAGGACGCGGCCTCTCAGGCCATCGATCTCCTGGAGAGCGAAGGCCTCGACACGGACATCGCGGGTCTCCGCCTGTTCGTCCAGCAGGGTGGCTGCGCGGGCCTCTCCTACGGGATGCGGTTCGACGACGAGCCCGAGGGCGACGACACCATCACCGAACACCACGGCCTCCGCGTGTTCGTCGACCCGAGCAGCCTGAAATACATCGAGGGAAGCGAACTCGACTACGAGAGCGGCCTGCAGGCCGCCGGCTTCCACGTCGAGAATCCGAACGTGGAAGCCGAATGCGGCTGCGGCGAGTCCTTCCGGACTTAG